attttatagaaCAATTTCATATAAAAGATGCTTACCAAAATGTCCAAACCGCCGCCTAGTAGATCAACATTGCTGGTGGTTGGCGCAGCCGCAGGCATGGCGGGCGCATTAATGTCCATAGATAGCAAGTCGCCAATCAGCGACTCCTGATTCGGTATAACCATAGCTTCGCCACCAGCTTCCGGCTCGGCCGTGCCGGCTGCCGGTGCACGATTTGGCAGCGACTTGCGCACGCCAGCACCGCGTCCCTCAACAAATGCTGTGGGCGGTTTGTGATACACACTAGCCAATGAGCTGATGTGACAGATCAGCTCGTCCAATAGCGTAGGTTCAAGCAAATCAGTTTCTTCCGAAATCAACGGTTTATCAGCCAAGACAACTTCTTTTGCCGCAGCTGGATCGGTGGACAGCAGGCGCCAGTATATAAAACCGCGATCACGCAAGTCAGGGTTATCGGAGTCTTGCGTGGCCAATGAGAGCACATGCTGCACCAACTCTTGTGTATCTGAAGGGCGTTTCAAGAACAGCTTGACGACGGCGGTTAGCAGTTGCAGTTGCACTTGCGCATTTTCGTCTTGGAAACCTTCCAAGAAACTATCGAGCAGCTCGTCGGCGTTGTCAATCCGTTCGGCATATTCGCCAATGATCCAGACCATAGAGGCACGTGCCTCGGGCTCATCAAGCGTATCGAGATTTTCGCACAATGTGCTGATAATGCTCTCGTATTTGTTCGGGTATTTGCGGAAGATGTCCTTGATGACGACAATTGCCTCTTGTACCACGTAGTTGACTTTGGTTTGAATCAAATCGAGTAGCGTGGAAACGCAGCGCTCAGCCGACGGCTCAACCTTAAAGTGTacgagaaaattttaaattagaaatacatttataaacttttaatttaaaaaaaaaattaaaaaaaaaccgaaaacaaaaattataaaagttacCTTGATGGCGCAGCGTCCGATGGCACGTACTGCTTTGCGCACGAAATCTACATCCACCTCTGTGGCGTACTCCTTCAGCTCGCTCAGCACTTGGGCAATGTTGGTTTGATTAGCCAAACGTATCATGATGTcaagtttttccaattttacgTAAATGGGATCGTTGTACTTGACAAAGAATACTTTCATCTCGTGCTTAAGTATGTCGGGCCGTTTCTGCACAATCAAATTAATGTTACGTAAAGCAACATACTGCACCTCAGGCTCTGACGAGAGCAGCGTAACCAATGGTGGCGCTAATTTCTTTGTGAGCGTTGCGCAGAAGTCACTatcatttgaaagcatttcCAACAGTTTCATGAGCACTTTTACAGCACTCAAAACCACTGCCGCATTGGCGTGTGCTAAACGTGGTGTAATACGTTCGCAAATAGACTGCGCCTCGCGCTCATCTTTGGGACTATAGTTGGCCAGCGAGTCGAGTATAAACACTTGTCCCCATTCGGTGCACTCATTAAGTGCAGTGAGTAATTTATTGATGGTTACTGAATTCATTTCAACCAACGGTTGGCCAGACTGACTAGCCTCATTGATTTCACTTAGCGCGGCAACGGCGTTAGCCACAACCATGGGGTTTGAATCAGAGAGTAGATCCTTAAGCTGATCCAAGAAGCCTTGGTCCTCAACCTAATGTACGTGTAttagtaatttgcaaataaaattaaatattttcgtcaTTTACCATTGAGGAGGAGATATCATATAGTTTGGCCACGCATACAGCAGCGGTTTTGCGCACGTAAGGATCTTCGTCTTTCAAGCACTTGCGTAGTGGCTCGCATAAGTATTCGGTGATTTTATCAACACGTATGCAGCCCATGGTGCGCACAGCTAATGCACGTATGAGTGGGTTGGAATCCTCACAATCCTGCATTGTAACTAAAATGTAATAACATTGTcttttatacaattaaatatCTACCTTCACAAAAGTATTAACAGCCATTATTGCCATATCCGGCTGCGATTTGGCGTAGTTCATTAAATACAAGTAGACCAATTTTTTCAACTCCAAATTATCTGTTTGCATGCAATTGACGACATCGGGAAACAGCGCAGATACATCTTTGCCCACCGTCATGCTGGCGATGACCTTAAATGTTAACAGAAAATATTAAGTATTTGAGTATCAGTTTGTTTGCTATATGTCTATACCTTCTTCACTGCTTCCTTCTTCTTTTCCTTCTTGTCATTGTTCAACTCGGATTTTAGTTCAAAGATTTCACCCTTCTTAGTAGTTGTAAAATACTTGGAGTCAGTCATGTTGTCTTAGCAATTGAGTTTAACTGCATAAAGGaggatcaaaatcaaataattaatatgtttgctaattaatataacttttaagtaaatttcatttgcttttaATCAATATCTTCCGGCCTACACAATCGCTgagcatatacaaaaatttagatacgtatgtatgtacatgtgcacatacataaatatgtgtcaCTCAGTGTCAGCGAAGTCCCACTTTTTCGGCGAAGGGGCGTATGATTGCAAACTTTATTTACTAGTATTTGGTAcacatt
The DNA window shown above is from Bactrocera tryoni isolate S06 chromosome 4, CSIRO_BtryS06_freeze2, whole genome shotgun sequence and carries:
- the LOC120774145 gene encoding AP-1 complex subunit beta-1, which translates into the protein MTDSKYFTTTKKGEIFELKSELNNDKKEKKKEAVKKVIASMTVGKDVSALFPDVVNCMQTDNLELKKLVYLYLMNYAKSQPDMAIMAVNTFVKDCEDSNPLIRALAVRTMGCIRVDKITEYLCEPLRKCLKDEDPYVRKTAAVCVAKLYDISSSMVEDQGFLDQLKDLLSDSNPMVVANAVAALSEINEASQSGQPLVEMNSVTINKLLTALNECTEWGQVFILDSLANYSPKDEREAQSICERITPRLAHANAAVVLSAVKVLMKLLEMLSNDSDFCATLTKKLAPPLVTLLSSEPEVQYVALRNINLIVQKRPDILKHEMKVFFVKYNDPIYVKLEKLDIMIRLANQTNIAQVLSELKEYATEVDVDFVRKAVRAIGRCAIKVEPSAERCVSTLLDLIQTKVNYVVQEAIVVIKDIFRKYPNKYESIISTLCENLDTLDEPEARASMVWIIGEYAERIDNADELLDSFLEGFQDENAQVQLQLLTAVVKLFLKRPSDTQELVQHVLSLATQDSDNPDLRDRGFIYWRLLSTDPAAAKEVVLADKPLISEETDLLEPTLLDELICHISSLASVYHKPPTAFVEGRGAGVRKSLPNRAPAAGTAEPEAGGEAMVIPNQESLIGDLLSMDINAPAMPAAAPTTSNVDLLGGGLDILLGGGPTEPAAGGASSLLGDIFGLSGGPLTAGVQIPKIVWLPAEKGKGLEIQGSFSRRNGEIFMDMTLTNKAMQPMSGFAIQLNKNSFGLMPASPMQVAPLPPNQSTEATLPLGTHGPVQRMEPLNNLQVAVKNNIDIFYFACLVHGNVLFAEDGQLDKRVFLNTWKEIPAANEVQYSLSGVIGTTDGIASKMTTNNVFTIAKRNVEGQDMLYQSLKLTNNIWVLLELKLQPGNPDATLSLKSRSVEVAAMIFAAYEAIIRSP